A single region of the Anaerostipes rhamnosivorans genome encodes:
- a CDS encoding replication initiation factor domain-containing protein, which yields MHILGLPTDIFNVYPASVKFKTYQARWQIGDIYVSGDARKTEDNPQGLGCYLVMTGRGCDDIFRILDSRNYTFGDMFRRCERRYGLDNFHFTRLDIAIDDRNEKPFFTIEQIKKKCEKEEFISNSEGYHFDESKFDDFDTAKTVYIGAGKSGLSYRFYDKDKEVCSKHNKTLDEVGSWKRTEMQLRDDKAHVFAMTFKDRPLELGELAFGLLANNLRFVVPNRNESNKSRWKMCRFWERFLGAVEVLELQVPKQHNSLEETQQWLTEGGVISAVKSFYFLEEHDALGGLEKVGTMLDRARYSNSLSSKLTAHLQRINRTDLIPYIQYDTKHGKGGI from the coding sequence ATGCACATTTTAGGTTTACCGACTGACATTTTCAATGTCTATCCGGCAAGCGTTAAATTCAAGACCTATCAGGCACGCTGGCAGATTGGAGATATTTATGTATCGGGGGACGCAAGAAAGACAGAGGACAATCCACAAGGGCTAGGCTGTTATCTTGTTATGACTGGCAGAGGTTGTGATGATATTTTCCGTATTCTCGACAGTAGGAATTATACCTTTGGGGATATGTTCCGACGCTGTGAGCGAAGATACGGACTGGATAACTTCCATTTCACAAGACTTGATATTGCCATTGATGATAGGAACGAAAAGCCATTCTTTACCATAGAGCAGATAAAGAAGAAATGTGAAAAAGAGGAATTTATCTCGAATAGTGAGGGCTACCACTTTGACGAAAGCAAGTTTGATGATTTCGACACTGCAAAGACCGTTTATATCGGTGCTGGAAAATCGGGATTGTCCTACCGCTTTTATGATAAGGATAAGGAAGTCTGTTCAAAACATAATAAGACACTTGATGAAGTTGGCAGTTGGAAACGGACAGAAATGCAACTGCGTGATGATAAGGCTCATGTTTTTGCCATGACATTCAAAGACAGACCGCTGGAACTTGGGGAACTGGCTTTCGGACTGCTGGCAAACAACCTACGCTTTGTCGTACCAAACAGAAACGAAAGTAATAAAAGCAGATGGAAAATGTGTCGATTTTGGGAACGCTTTTTGGGGGCTGTGGAAGTCTTGGAACTGCAAGTACCAAAACAGCATAATTCCCTTGAGGAAACACAGCAATGGCTCACAGAGGGTGGCGTGATTTCCGCTGTCAAAAGTTTTTATTTCTTAGAAGAACATGACGCATTAGGTGGACTGGAAAAAGTAGGAACTATGCTTGATAGGGCAAGATACAGCAATTCCCTTTCCAGTAAATTAACCGCCCATTTACAGAGGATAAACCGCACCGACCTTATCCCCTATATCCAGTATGACACGAAACATGGGAAAGGGGGTATCTGA
- the dndD gene encoding DNA sulfur modification protein DndD produces MKLKKLVLQNIGVFVDRNEVNLDCDKPIILIGGMNGRGKTTILEAVLFALYGQYVGNLLGNSLKLTDYLYKISNTRGQNKDCYVKIEFEIQTEDTLQNYTVKRSWNAGLKNIRLQTEVCKNGLRDNTLSQNWDMFIEEILPHAIAPFFFFDGEKIAELASSENDEQIGNSIKGLLGIDVIDRLIQDLEVVENRKEKEIKNNLYSTELAMVNQQSEDINRLIIKLNQEIKSNQKKSEILRLRLKELEENYSIIGGSYAEKRNYTEKEYQTFQEKKKKIDNDLVELAMGDLPLILCKDLLYSIFERVQEEREQKELHLLAQRLPLIYEEFCSKNNSIENIASFLNFVKTKATNETYIYKFEDDAYFRLKKLNKSFKSSCSKALTLIEEKRKIEKKLEDLENYLLIKVDDKQVNSLFQIIKDKTAEKAIIDERIVQENGELEKSLQQLKTINNNKDRLLNKVVEGYENSDEAKRIINYIQKQIGLLKKYKLEVQKLKVKELSQQMTNCFKNLIAKEGLINDIIINSETLSFTYYNSEGQKVNKMALSAGEKQLLVIAMLWALAICSKVEFPLVIDTPLARLDSEHRNSLIRNYFPYASKQVIILSTDQEITDDDYSQIKPFVGREFTLEYQEDEKKSIITDGYFGRT; encoded by the coding sequence ATGAAGTTAAAAAAATTGGTACTCCAGAATATAGGTGTTTTTGTAGACAGGAATGAAGTTAATTTAGACTGCGATAAACCGATAATTTTAATAGGGGGAATGAATGGACGTGGAAAAACTACGATTTTAGAGGCGGTCTTATTCGCACTTTACGGTCAATATGTGGGGAACCTGTTAGGTAACTCTTTAAAACTTACTGATTACCTTTATAAAATTAGTAATACCAGAGGTCAGAACAAAGATTGCTATGTCAAGATAGAATTTGAAATTCAGACAGAAGACACACTGCAAAATTATACTGTAAAGAGGAGCTGGAATGCAGGGCTAAAAAATATAAGGTTGCAGACAGAAGTATGCAAAAATGGATTAAGAGATAATACTCTTTCACAAAATTGGGACATGTTCATTGAAGAAATCCTTCCACACGCTATAGCACCATTTTTCTTCTTTGATGGGGAAAAGATTGCAGAACTTGCATCTTCTGAAAATGATGAGCAGATAGGTAATTCCATTAAGGGTTTGTTAGGAATAGACGTAATAGACAGGCTTATTCAGGATTTAGAGGTTGTAGAAAATAGAAAAGAAAAAGAAATAAAGAATAATCTTTATTCTACAGAATTAGCAATGGTTAATCAACAAAGTGAAGATATTAACCGATTAATTATCAAATTAAATCAAGAAATTAAAAGTAATCAGAAAAAAAGTGAGATTTTACGATTGAGATTAAAAGAATTAGAGGAGAACTATTCTATAATAGGAGGGAGTTATGCCGAGAAAAGAAATTATACAGAGAAGGAATATCAGACTTTTCAGGAAAAAAAGAAGAAAATTGATAATGATTTAGTTGAGTTAGCCATGGGGGATCTGCCATTAATTTTGTGCAAAGATCTGTTATATTCAATTTTTGAAAGAGTACAAGAAGAACGTGAACAGAAAGAATTACACTTACTTGCCCAGCGTTTGCCTTTAATATATGAGGAATTCTGTAGTAAAAATAATAGTATTGAGAATATAGCAAGTTTTTTGAATTTTGTTAAAACGAAGGCAACAAACGAGACTTACATTTATAAGTTTGAAGATGATGCATATTTCAGATTAAAGAAGTTAAATAAATCATTTAAATCTTCATGTTCTAAGGCCTTAACGCTTATAGAAGAGAAAAGAAAGATTGAAAAGAAATTAGAGGATTTAGAAAATTATCTTTTAATAAAAGTAGATGATAAACAAGTGAATTCTTTATTTCAAATTATAAAAGATAAAACTGCAGAAAAAGCTATTATCGACGAACGTATAGTGCAAGAAAATGGGGAACTAGAAAAAAGTTTACAACAACTTAAAACAATTAATAATAATAAAGACCGTTTATTAAATAAAGTTGTTGAAGGATATGAAAACTCTGATGAGGCAAAGAGAATAATTAATTATATTCAAAAACAGATTGGGTTATTGAAGAAATATAAATTAGAAGTTCAAAAGCTAAAAGTTAAAGAATTATCGCAGCAAATGACAAATTGTTTCAAAAATTTAATTGCAAAAGAAGGATTAATAAATGATATTATTATTAATTCGGAAACTTTGAGCTTTACATATTACAATAGCGAAGGGCAAAAAGTCAACAAAATGGCTTTATCTGCAGGGGAAAAGCAACTATTAGTAATTGCAATGTTATGGGCATTAGCAATTTGTTCAAAAGTCGAATTTCCTTTGGTTATTGATACTCCCCTAGCACGTCTAGATTCAGAACATAGAAATAGTTTAATTAGGAATTATTTTCCGTACGCAAGTAAGCAGGTTATTATTCTTTCCACAGATCAAGAAATAACAGATGATGATTATTCTCAAATAAAACCATTTGTGGGAAGAGAATTTACGTTAGAATATCAGGAAGACGAAAAGAAATCCATAATAACAGATGGATACTTTGGGAGAACATAA
- the dndE gene encoding DNA sulfur modification protein DndE produces MIVKQIKLSNQDKDKLSRLKGKTGIKNWNILCRWALCISLKEPSIPNDTEILQESNVEMSWSTFAGDNNEIFEALIKARCIQDQLPTDTETLAKYFRLHLSRGISYLSGTNMIKNIDDLILLALEERKDKNEDEYLS; encoded by the coding sequence ATGATTGTAAAACAAATTAAATTATCAAACCAAGATAAAGATAAATTATCAAGATTAAAAGGAAAAACAGGGATAAAAAATTGGAATATCTTATGTAGATGGGCATTATGTATTTCTTTAAAGGAGCCCTCAATTCCAAATGATACAGAGATTTTACAAGAAAGTAACGTTGAAATGTCTTGGTCAACTTTTGCAGGAGATAATAATGAGATCTTTGAGGCTTTAATAAAAGCTAGATGTATCCAAGATCAATTGCCGACTGATACGGAAACATTAGCGAAATATTTTAGATTGCATTTAAGTAGAGGAATATCGTATTTGTCAGGTACAAATATGATAAAAAATATAGATGATTTAATTTTATTGGCGTTAGAAGAAAGAAAGGATAAAAATGAAGATGAGTATTTATCTTGA
- a CDS encoding cysteine desulfurase family protein encodes MKMSIYLDYNASAPIDKSVLEVMIETYMKSYGNADSRTHIYGNQASAQVERAREQVAALLKIRREEVIFTSGSTESNNMAILGMRNYAIQNNKRHIVTSTIEHKSVLEPIKQLMKEGFDVDFVKPNRSGRIEAKKVLEKVREDTFLVSIMHINNETGTIQPVKEIGDYLKRTDTWFHVDAAQSCGKLVVDLQNLNYDLLSISAHKMYGPQGIGALIRRYRDGKKPPLKAIMYGGGQENGLRPGTLPVALIVGLGHACSLSLKNSTEYCKLYKQNEKDILELLQNSGTRYIINGDLKYASGNTLNISFIDIDSEAFMLLAKNHVGVSNGSACNSSSRYETSYVLKEMGLDQKVIEEAVRISWGRKKLDFSELQKVLIKVKACQET; translated from the coding sequence ATGAAGATGAGTATTTATCTTGATTATAATGCTAGTGCACCAATTGATAAATCGGTTCTTGAAGTTATGATAGAAACTTATATGAAAAGCTATGGAAATGCTGATAGCCGAACACATATATATGGAAATCAGGCGAGTGCTCAAGTGGAACGTGCAAGAGAGCAGGTTGCTGCTTTGCTAAAGATTAGAAGAGAAGAAGTTATATTTACCAGCGGTTCAACGGAAAGTAACAACATGGCCATATTAGGAATGAGAAATTATGCTATCCAAAATAATAAAAGACACATAGTGACATCAACAATCGAGCATAAATCTGTTTTAGAGCCGATCAAACAACTTATGAAGGAAGGTTTTGATGTTGATTTTGTTAAGCCTAATAGAAGTGGTCGAATTGAGGCGAAAAAAGTGTTGGAAAAAGTTAGGGAGGACACTTTTTTAGTAAGTATAATGCATATAAATAATGAAACAGGGACAATTCAGCCAGTAAAAGAAATTGGAGATTATTTAAAAAGGACAGATACTTGGTTTCATGTTGATGCAGCTCAAAGTTGCGGGAAATTGGTAGTAGATTTACAGAACTTAAATTATGATTTATTATCAATTTCTGCACATAAAATGTATGGACCCCAAGGAATAGGTGCCCTTATTAGAAGATATAGAGACGGAAAGAAGCCTCCATTAAAAGCAATTATGTATGGAGGAGGACAAGAAAATGGCCTAAGACCGGGAACACTGCCAGTAGCTTTAATTGTAGGGCTAGGACATGCATGTTCATTGAGTTTAAAAAATTCAACGGAATATTGCAAGTTATATAAGCAAAACGAGAAGGATATACTTGAGTTATTGCAGAATAGTGGAACTAGATATATTATTAACGGAGATTTAAAATATGCATCAGGTAATACATTAAATATTAGCTTTATTGATATTGATTCTGAAGCTTTTATGCTATTAGCCAAAAATCATGTAGGTGTTTCTAATGGTTCGGCATGTAATTCCTCCTCACGATATGAGACGAGTTATGTGTTGAAAGAGATGGGGTTAGATCAGAAAGTTATAGAAGAAGCAGTACGTATTAGTTGGGGAAGAAAGAAATTAGATTTCTCAGAATTGCAGAAGGTATTAATTAAGGTAAAAGCATGTCAAGAAACTTAA
- a CDS encoding helix-turn-helix domain-containing protein, which yields MEHYEKKISFLGENIQTIRKHRGMKQQELADKIGINMQSLSKIERGVNYPTFDTLEKIMDVLGVTPNELLSGEWKYIDHTEPYIMDIIKREQDFNVSLDYLSENEFFNDEKECRFYMETKLIQYIHNYITNEVTELEELMEIKQLIQRQKIERMMKVHKEMRGLDRYREQPKEYKYHDPYDDWIFRQLADIDSRNNIPDTSPQLDFDETDYEDYLKEKWNRGL from the coding sequence ATGGAACATTACGAAAAGAAAATCAGTTTCTTAGGAGAGAATATACAGACCATAAGAAAACACAGAGGAATGAAACAACAGGAACTTGCGGATAAAATCGGTATCAATATGCAGAGCCTTTCCAAGATTGAACGGGGTGTGAATTATCCTACCTTTGACACATTAGAAAAGATAATGGACGTGCTGGGAGTAACGCCCAATGAATTATTATCAGGAGAATGGAAGTATATTGACCACACCGAACCATATATCATGGATATTATCAAACGGGAACAGGACTTCAATGTTTCCTTAGATTATCTGTCTGAAAATGAATTTTTCAATGATGAAAAAGAATGCAGATTTTACATGGAAACCAAACTCATACAGTATATCCATAACTACATTACCAATGAGGTTACGGAGTTAGAAGAACTTATGGAAATCAAGCAGTTGATACAACGTCAAAAAATAGAACGCATGATGAAAGTACATAAGGAAATGCGAGGGTTAGACCGATACAGAGAACAGCCCAAAGAGTATAAATACCATGACCCTTATGATGACTGGATATTCCGTCAACTTGCGGACATAGACAGCAGAAATAACATTCCCGACACTTCGCCACAGTTAGATTTTGATGAAACGGACTATGAAGATTATCTGAAAGAGAAATGGAACAGAGGTCTTTAA
- a CDS encoding site-specific integrase: MKEKRRDNKGRILHTGESQRTDGKYLYKYVDAFGNTKYVYAWRLTPTDPTPKGKREKPSLRELEQQIRRDIEDGIDSTGKKMTLCQLYAKQNAQRANVKKSTQKQREQLMRLLKEDKLGARSIDTIKPSDAKEWALRMKDKGFSYNTINNHKRSLKASFYIAIQDDCVRKNPFDFKLSEVLENDTKEKVALTEEQEQALLSFIKTDNVYHNHYDDVLILLKTGLRISELCGLTVADIDFKNEVVIIDHQLLKSKEQGYYIETPKTKSGIRQVPLSRETIQAFQRVMKKRPKAEPFVIDGQSNFLFVNHKGKPKVAIDYNALFVRMVKKYNKHHKDNPLPHITPHTLRHTFCTRLASKNMNPKDLQYIMGHSNISITMNWYAHASIDTAKSEVQRLIA, encoded by the coding sequence ATGAAAGAAAAAAGACGGGATAACAAAGGTCGTATCCTGCATACTGGAGAGAGCCAACGAACAGACGGAAAATACTTATATAAATATGTGGACGCATTTGGAAACACAAAATATGTGTATGCTTGGAGATTGACACCCACAGACCCGACACCAAAGGGAAAACGGGAAAAACCCTCACTTCGAGAACTGGAACAGCAGATAAGACGGGATATTGAGGACGGTATCGACAGCACAGGCAAGAAAATGACGCTTTGCCAACTTTATGCCAAACAGAACGCACAAAGGGCAAATGTGAAGAAAAGCACACAGAAACAACGGGAACAACTCATGCGGTTATTGAAAGAGGACAAGTTAGGTGCTAGGAGTATTGATACAATCAAGCCCTCTGACGCTAAAGAATGGGCGTTACGCATGAAAGACAAAGGCTTTTCCTACAATACCATTAACAACCATAAACGCTCGTTAAAAGCGTCATTCTATATCGCCATACAAGACGATTGCGTAAGGAAAAATCCCTTTGATTTCAAGTTAAGTGAAGTCCTAGAAAATGATACCAAAGAGAAAGTCGCATTGACAGAGGAACAGGAACAAGCCTTACTCTCATTTATCAAGACAGACAATGTGTATCACAACCATTATGATGATGTGCTGATACTGTTAAAGACTGGACTTCGTATCTCGGAACTGTGCGGACTGACAGTAGCTGATATTGATTTCAAGAATGAAGTTGTAATTATCGACCACCAGTTACTAAAGAGCAAGGAACAGGGCTATTATATTGAAACGCCTAAGACGAAAAGCGGAATAAGACAAGTGCCATTAAGTAGAGAAACAATACAGGCATTTCAACGAGTTATGAAGAAACGCCCAAAGGCAGAACCATTTGTGATAGACGGACAGAGCAATTTCTTATTTGTCAATCATAAAGGCAAGCCCAAAGTTGCGATTGATTACAACGCCTTATTTGTCCGTATGGTAAAGAAATATAACAAGCACCACAAGGACAATCCCTTGCCACATATCACACCGCATACGCTACGCCATACATTCTGCACAAGACTGGCAAGCAAGAACATGAACCCAAAAGATTTACAGTATATCATGGGACATTCAAACATTAGTATCACAATGAACTGGTACGCTCATGCGTCCATAGATACCGCAAAATCAGAGGTTCAGCGTCTAATCGCATAG
- a CDS encoding helix-turn-helix domain-containing protein, with protein MSIYALSKKSGISQSSLSNLMNRGSMPTFNTLNKICSAFDITLSQFFAEEGIRLNLTNEQKMVLDVWDSLSEGEKEKVTLFVKGMTSI; from the coding sequence ATGAGTATATATGCATTATCAAAAAAATCTGGAATTAGTCAATCATCGTTATCGAATTTAATGAATAGGGGAAGTATGCCTACATTTAATACACTAAATAAAATTTGTAGTGCTTTTGATATTACGTTATCACAGTTTTTCGCCGAGGAAGGGATTAGACTAAATTTAACGAATGAACAAAAAATGGTGTTAGATGTATGGGATTCACTATCAGAAGGTGAAAAAGAGAAAGTTACTTTATTTGTAAAAGGAATGACATCAATCTAG
- a CDS encoding excisionase: MNNNDIPVWEKYTLTIEEASKYFRIGENKLRRLAEENKDAGWLIMNGNRIQIKRRQFEKVIDKLDAI; the protein is encoded by the coding sequence ATGAACAACAACGATATTCCCGTATGGGAAAAATACACCCTTACCATTGAAGAAGCGTCAAAGTATTTCCGTATCGGAGAAAACAAGTTAAGACGATTGGCAGAGGAAAACAAGGACGCTGGCTGGCTCATTATGAATGGCAACCGCATACAGATTAAACGCCGACAGTTTGAAAAGGTTATTGACAAATTGGACGCAATCTAA
- a CDS encoding DUF262 domain-containing protein — protein MKNNMVSGVASIQEIFNFEFEDKSLNGVIAEFGNRRNVYLSIPKYQREYTWEDNKIKTFVDDIYINSKFLGIIVLEKNRKHNCLDIVDGQQRITTLILVCVCLYNILQKEEETVKANEIMAVLEHQNNLILWNDSVGKFIHKRENELYINVLEEDDIYRQGAKFKEAYDVIYKKIKSYKSDISKREWKTKLIQMVMHVFDCQMVLFVNVISKNEGSIEEIYIDINEKAQRLDEESIFKGYCFSKIKDSSMQENLKCQWIDIKQDFYKIKDLHFKDLSSLLHKYLLIKERTTRISEHLHINGKHYLEDKHPSEIVHLLKEFNLFEKNLYIYKTNIDSKTYRFSDLAKVKRTIDDDLDFLKKISNYILFAKQNIYKLAFLHYIDVNLTMTTKVSQVDLQSFFRLYYVYFFICVDIFQIRTRSYLPIKVIEAIDENESILESLYEEIRMILEQKSDSVRFVINKGNFKLLYSILDTVESKRSNNKLIEIKLKSYSTKTIEHLIINDSLKLNWKRKQGDEYKFSEELYLEYKEFKDLENNLILVSNKDNEAMGTFDIITKIGYIEKNNLDKSKHISIYLNYIKSLNSYKLLVEAKNEDLSKIEVLKRYKDFLSDYFSTEKINTLSSNLYSVFRRKIWEL, from the coding sequence ATGAAAAATAATATGGTGAGCGGTGTAGCATCTATTCAAGAAATTTTTAATTTTGAATTTGAAGATAAAAGTTTAAATGGTGTTATTGCTGAATTTGGCAATCGTAGAAATGTATATTTATCCATACCGAAATATCAAAGAGAATATACATGGGAAGATAATAAAATAAAAACTTTTGTTGATGATATATATATTAATAGCAAATTTCTTGGAATCATAGTATTAGAAAAGAATAGAAAACATAATTGTCTAGATATAGTTGATGGACAGCAAAGAATTACGACTCTAATATTGGTTTGTGTTTGTCTTTATAACATTTTACAAAAGGAAGAGGAAACAGTAAAAGCGAATGAAATTATGGCAGTTCTAGAACATCAAAACAATCTTATTCTTTGGAATGATTCAGTTGGAAAGTTTATACATAAACGAGAAAACGAATTGTATATAAACGTATTAGAAGAGGATGATATTTATCGTCAAGGTGCTAAATTTAAAGAAGCATATGACGTTATATATAAAAAAATTAAGTCATATAAAAGTGACATTAGTAAAAGAGAGTGGAAGACAAAATTAATCCAAATGGTGATGCACGTTTTTGATTGTCAAATGGTGCTATTTGTAAATGTAATATCTAAAAATGAGGGATCTATAGAAGAAATATACATTGATATTAATGAAAAGGCCCAAAGGCTGGACGAAGAAAGTATCTTTAAAGGCTATTGTTTTTCAAAAATTAAAGATTCGTCTATGCAAGAAAATTTAAAATGTCAATGGATTGATATTAAACAAGATTTTTATAAAATAAAAGATTTACATTTTAAAGATTTAAGTTCGCTCTTACATAAATATCTTTTGATAAAAGAGCGAACTACTAGAATCAGCGAACATTTGCATATTAATGGAAAGCATTATCTTGAAGATAAACATCCTTCTGAAATTGTACATTTATTAAAGGAATTTAATCTTTTTGAAAAAAATCTGTATATTTATAAAACAAATATTGACAGTAAGACATACAGGTTTAGTGATTTAGCAAAAGTTAAACGAACTATTGATGATGATTTGGACTTCCTTAAAAAAATCTCCAATTACATATTATTTGCAAAACAAAATATATATAAATTAGCCTTCTTACATTATATTGATGTTAACTTAACAATGACTACAAAAGTCAGTCAAGTAGATTTACAGAGTTTCTTTAGATTATATTACGTTTATTTCTTTATATGTGTAGATATCTTTCAAATTAGGACAAGATCTTATTTACCCATTAAGGTAATAGAGGCGATTGACGAAAATGAATCAATTCTTGAAAGCTTATATGAAGAGATAAGAATGATATTAGAACAGAAAAGTGATTCTGTACGATTTGTTATTAATAAAGGCAACTTTAAATTATTATATTCCATTCTAGATACTGTAGAATCAAAAAGATCAAATAATAAACTTATAGAAATAAAGTTAAAGTCGTATTCTACAAAAACAATAGAACACTTAATAATTAATGACTCGCTAAAACTTAACTGGAAAAGGAAGCAAGGCGATGAGTATAAATTTAGTGAAGAACTTTATCTAGAATATAAAGAATTTAAGGACTTAGAAAATAATTTAATTCTTGTATCTAATAAGGATAATGAAGCTATGGGTACATTTGATATTATTACAAAAATAGGTTATATAGAAAAAAATAATTTAGATAAATCTAAACACATTAGTATTTATCTAAATTATATTAAAAGCCTAAATTCTTATAAGCTTTTAGTTGAGGCAAAGAATGAAGATTTAAGTAAGATTGAGGTATTAAAGAGATATAAAGACTTTTTATCTGATTATTTTTCAACAGAAAAAATCAACACTCTTAGTAGCAATTTATATTCTGTTTTTAGACGAAAAATTTGGGAGTTATAA
- the dndC gene encoding DNA phosphorothioation system sulfurtransferase DndC, translated as MITKKEIQDTYKIVQRLYLEDEIPWVIGYSGGKDSTATLQLVWLALSQLSVKERNHKIIHVISTDTLVESPVIAKWVENSLTFIETEAQKQNMPFKKHRLTPEINDTFWVNLLGRGYPYPRVTMRWCTDRLKIKPSNKFVQDVVSKYGEAILLLGTRKAESKNRAQNMEYYEKMRVRNYLSPNGSIQNELVFSPLENWSDDDVWYYLLQYKNPWGYSNKDLMGLYRGASADAECPIVMSSDTPSCGKSRFGCWMCTMVEKDKSMEAMIMNDSQKEWMMSLLEFRNEIGDIKKDRQRRDFRKMKGNVFLYNGRLVHGPYKKEIRESWLKKLLEVQEHINKNGPEEFRNLSLITDEELNKIRQIWLEEKHEFEDRLPKIYQEVTGRKLNLKHHFRSAYNDKEWEVLKNVCLEEEPEEELAFELSYRLLDIENRFSTLQKRKGIYNSLESEIKKCFYKNEEDAENYAFKKLKRKKEMGVSFDLKAIREEERAEWEEDGGA; from the coding sequence ATGATTACAAAGAAGGAAATACAAGATACTTATAAAATAGTTCAAAGACTATATTTAGAAGACGAGATCCCATGGGTTATTGGTTACTCTGGGGGGAAAGATAGTACTGCCACGCTACAGTTAGTGTGGCTTGCTTTATCTCAATTGTCTGTAAAAGAGAGAAATCATAAAATAATACATGTTATTAGCACAGATACTTTAGTAGAATCACCAGTAATTGCAAAATGGGTTGAGAATTCGTTAACTTTTATCGAAACAGAGGCCCAGAAGCAAAATATGCCCTTTAAGAAACATAGACTTACACCAGAAATAAACGACACTTTTTGGGTTAACTTATTGGGAAGAGGTTATCCGTATCCTCGTGTTACCATGAGGTGGTGTACTGATAGATTAAAGATTAAGCCCTCTAATAAGTTTGTTCAGGATGTTGTATCAAAATATGGAGAAGCTATTTTATTATTGGGGACCCGTAAAGCTGAAAGCAAAAATAGAGCTCAAAATATGGAATATTATGAAAAGATGAGAGTTAGAAATTATCTAAGTCCTAATGGAAGTATACAAAATGAACTTGTCTTTTCACCTCTCGAAAATTGGAGTGACGATGATGTTTGGTATTATTTATTGCAATATAAAAATCCCTGGGGGTATTCGAACAAGGATCTAATGGGATTGTATAGAGGGGCTTCTGCAGATGCTGAGTGTCCTATTGTTATGTCATCAGATACACCAAGTTGTGGAAAGAGCCGATTTGGTTGCTGGATGTGTACTATGGTTGAAAAAGATAAGTCAATGGAAGCCATGATTATGAATGATTCACAAAAAGAGTGGATGATGTCATTACTGGAATTCCGAAATGAAATTGGTGATATAAAAAAGGATAGACAACGTCGAGATTTTAGAAAAATGAAAGGAAATGTATTTCTTTATAACGGAAGATTAGTACACGGACCATATAAAAAGGAAATAAGAGAGTCCTGGCTTAAAAAATTATTAGAAGTACAAGAGCATATAAATAAAAATGGACCTGAAGAGTTTAGGAATCTTAGTTTGATAACAGATGAGGAATTAAATAAAATAAGACAGATTTGGCTGGAAGAAAAACATGAATTTGAGGATAGATTGCCTAAAATATATCAAGAAGTTACAGGTAGAAAATTAAATCTAAAACACCACTTTAGGAGTGCATATAATGATAAGGAATGGGAGGTTTTAAAAAATGTTTGTTTAGAGGAAGAACCAGAAGAAGAATTGGCCTTTGAATTATCATATCGATTGCTGGATATAGAAAATAGGTTTTCTACTTTACAGAAAAGAAAGGGGATTTATAATAGTTTAGAATCAGAAATTAAAAAATGTTTTTATAAAAATGAAGAAGATGCAGAAAATTATGCATTTAAAAAATTAAAAAGAAAAAAGGAAATGGGAGTATCCTTTGACCTGAAGGCGATAAGGGAAGAAGAACGGGCTGAATGGGAAGAAGATGGAGGAGCTTAA